In Manis pentadactyla isolate mManPen7 chromosome 11, mManPen7.hap1, whole genome shotgun sequence, one DNA window encodes the following:
- the ADAM21 gene encoding disintegrin and metalloproteinase domain-containing protein 21 produces the protein MVAGEDEVSKRIVLLLFWAAVSLSSSGLFQTVPSQHLRSPEVVIPLKVTGRGRGAKAPGWLSYSLQFGGQRHIVHMKVKKLLVSRHLPVFSYTDQNALQKDRPFVPDDCYYHGYVEGVPESLVALSTCSGGFRGMLQINDLAYEITPIRHSTTFEHLVYKINTNETQFPPMRCGLTEKETAFQQLEFEEAKKSTLKQISTNTWRTHSLFLELVVVVDHNFLIYSQSNFSVVEENVLLVVNIVDSIYQQLDTYVILIGIEIWNHGNVIPMISIEQVLKDFSQWKQISLSQLQYDAAHIFIKNSLLSVLGIAYVAGICRPPIDCGVNNFQGDPWSLFALTVAHELGHTLGMRHDEEFCLCGQSGCIMNAIRVPAERFTNCSYADFTKTTLNQGSCLHNLPSPGEVFMPKRCGNGVVEGEEECDCGPVKQCERDPCCLLNCTLRPGAACAFGLCCKDCKFMPSGELCRHQANECDLPEWCNGTSHQCPEDVYVQDGIPCSDSAYCYQKRCNNHDEQCREIFGEGARSASQSCYEEINSQGSRFGHCGINGMTYLKCNASNIFCGRVQCENVKHIPQHSDHSVLQRTHINGVTCWSIDYHLGMGIPDVGEVKDGTTCGPKKICIHKKCVSLPLLSQVCLPETCKMKGICNNKHHCHCNYGWSPPYCLHRGYGGSVESGPAPARRVFLPLVVSLSVSVLFLLSTAIFMSLRKHFGPKETQAHSSG, from the coding sequence ATGGTGGCTGGTGAGGATGAGGTGTCCAAGAGAATTGTTCTCCTGTTGTTTTGGGCTGcagtatctctgtcctcttctgGTCTCTTCCAGACTGTACCCTCGCAACACCTCAGGTCCCCAGAAGTGGTGATCCCTTTGAAGGTgactggcaggggcaggggggcaAAGGCTCCAGGCTGGCTCTCCTACAGCCTTCAGTTTGGGGGCCAGAGACACATTGTTCACATGAAGGTCAAGAAGCTCTTGGTTTCCAGACACCTCCCAGTATTCTCCTACACAGACCAGAATGCCCTCCAGAAGGATCGGCCTTTTGTTCCTGATGACTGCTACTATCACGGTTATGTGGAGGGGGTCCCCGAGTCCCTGGTTGCCCTCAGTACCTGTTCTGGAGGTTTTCGAGGAATGCTACAGATAAACGACCTTGCTTATGAGATCACGCCCATCAGGCACTCTACCACATTTGAACACCTGGTTTACAAGATAAACACTAATGAGACACAATTCCCACCTATGAGATGTGGCttaacagagaaggaaacagCATTCCAACAGCTGGAATTTGAAGAGGCTAAGAAATCAACTCTGAAACAAATTTCTACTAATACCTGGCGGACCCACTCATTGTTTCTGGAGCTGGTTGTGGTGGTAGATCACAATTTCCTAATTTATTCCCAAAGCAATTTCTCAGTGGTGGAGGAGAATGTATTACTTGTTGTCAACATCGTGGATTCCATTTATCAGCAGCTGGATACTTAtgtgattttgattgggattgagATCTGGAATCATGGAAATGTTATTCCAATGATAAGCATAGAACAGGTTCTGAAGGACTTCTCTCAGTGGAAACAAATCAGTCTTTCCCAGCTACAGTATGATGCTGcccatattttcattaaaaattcacttttaaGTGTACTTGGTATAGCCTATGTTGCAGGAATATGTCGTCCTCCTATTGATTGTGGAGTTAATAATTTTCAAGGAGACCCTTGGTCCCTTTTTGCCCTCACTGTGGCCCATGAGTTAGGACACACTTTGGGTATGCGGCACGATGAAGAATTCTGTTTGTGTGGGCAAAGTGGTTGCATCATGAATGCTATCAGAGTGCCAGCAGAGAGATTCACCAATTGCAGTTATGCAGATTTCACAAAGACCACTTTAAACCAGGGATCGTGTCTGCACAATCTTCCAAGTCCAGGGGAAGTCTTTATGCCCAAGCGCTGTGGGAATGGTGTGGTTGAAGGGGAAGAGGAATGTGACTGTGGACCAGTGAAGCAGTGTGAACGAGACCCCTGCTGTCTGCTGAACTGCACTCTGCGGCCTGGGGCTGCTTGTGCTTTTGGGCTTTGCTGCAAAGACTGCAAGTTTATGCCCTCAGGGGAACTCTGCAGACATCAGGCCAATGAATGTGACCTTCCAGAGTGGTGCAATGGGACATCCCATCAGTGTCCAGAGGATGTGTATGTGCAGGATGGGATTCCCTGTAGTGACAGTGCCTACTGCTATCAAAAGAGATGTAATAACCATGATGAACAGTGCAGGGAGATTTTTGGTGAAGGTGCAAGGAGTGCATCTCAGAGCTGCTATGAAGAAATAAACTCTCAGGGAAGCCGTTTTGGCCACTGTGGTATAAATGGCATGACATACCTAAAATGTAATGCCTCAAATATCTTCTGTGGAAGAGTTCAGTGTGAAAATGTGAAACACATTCCCCAACATAGTGATCACTCTGTTTTGCAGCGCACTCACATCAATGGTGTCACCTGCTGGAGTATTGACTATCATTTAGGGATGGGCATACCTGATGTTGGTGAAGTGAAAGATGGCACTACATGTGGTCCAAAAAAGATCTGCATACATAAGAAGTGTGTCAGTCTACCTCTCTTGTCACAAGTCTGCCTGCCTGAAACCTGCAAAATGAAGGGGATTTGCAATAATAAACATCACTGCCATTGCAACTACGGGTGGTCTCCACCCTACTGCCTGCACAGAGGCTATGGAGGTAGTGTTGAGAGCGGCCCAGCACCTGCCAGAAGAGTTTTCTTGCCACTAGTTGTGAGTCTTagtgtgtctgttttgtttttactgtccACTGCTATATTTATGTCCCTTCGAAAACATTTTGGTCCCAAGGAGACTCAGGCTCACTCTTCAGGTTAA